The Dioscorea cayenensis subsp. rotundata cultivar TDr96_F1 chromosome 19, TDr96_F1_v2_PseudoChromosome.rev07_lg8_w22 25.fasta, whole genome shotgun sequence genome includes a window with the following:
- the LOC120283589 gene encoding LOW QUALITY PROTEIN: AP-4 complex subunit mu-like (The sequence of the model RefSeq protein was modified relative to this genomic sequence to represent the inferred CDS: deleted 1 base in 1 codon) — translation MISQLFVLSQRGDNIVFRDYRGEVPKGSAEIFFRKVKFWKGDEPEEAPPVFNVDGVNYIHVKVAGLLFVATTRVNVSPSLVIELLQRIARVIKDYLGVLNEDSLRKNFVLVYELLDEAIDFGYPQTTSTEVLKSYVFNEPIVIDAARLPPLGPAAMFMQGSKRMPGTAVTKSVVANEPGGRKREEIFVDIIEKISVTFSSSGYILTSEIDGTIQMKSYLTGNPEIRLALNEDLSIGRSGGGSVYDYSSSAGGGIVVLDDCNFHESVHLDSFDSDRTLTLVPPDGEFSVMNYRMTQEFKPPFRINALVEEAGSSKAEVILKIRADFPSSATANTISVQMPLPTYTTRVSFELEAGAVGQTTDFKEGSRKFEWCLKKIVGGSDHTLRAKLTFSQESHGNITREAGPVSMNFTIPMYNASRLQVRYLQIAKKSKTYNPYRWVRYVTQANSYVARL, via the exons ATGATCTCGCAGTTGTTCGTGCTCTCTCAGCGCGGCGATAACATCGTCTTCCGCGATT ATCGTGGCGAGGTGCCAAAGGGAAGCGCGGAGATATTCTTTCGGAAGGTGAAGTTTTGGAAAGGAGATGAACCTGAGGAGGCTCCCCCTGTCTTT aATGTGGATGGGGTTAACTACATTCATGTGAAAGTTGCTGGATTGTTATTTGTGGCAACCACTAGAGTCAATGTCTCACCATCACTTGTTATTGAGCTTCTACAAAGAATTGCCCGTGTCATCAAAGACTACCTTGGCGTTCTCAATGAAGATTCTTTACGGAAAAATTTTGTTCTTGTGTACGAATTACTCGATGAAGCCATT GACTTTGGTTATCCACAGACTACATCTACAGAAGTTTTGAAGTCTTATGTATTTAATGAACCGATAGTGATTGATGCTGCACGCCTGCCACCTCTTGGGCCTGCAGCCATGTTTATG CAAGGAAGCAAAAGGATGCCAGGTACTGCTGTTACAAAATCTGTTGTAGCTAATGAGCCTGGTGGTAGAAAGAGAGAGGAAATTTTTGTTGacatcattgaaaaaataagTGTGACATTCAGCTCTAGT GGCTACATACTTACCTCTGAGATTGATGGCACCATTCAAATGAAGAGTTACCTTACAGGAAATCCAGAAATACGTTTGGCCCTCAATGAGGATCTGAGCATTGGCAGAAGTGGCGGAGGATCTGTCTATG ATTATAGTAGCTCTGCTGGAGGGGGCATTGTGGTTCTTGACGATTGTAACTTTCATGAATCTGTACATCTAGACAGCTTCGACTCTGACAGGACTTTGACTTTG GTACCTCCTGATGGGGAATTTTCTGTGATGAACTATCGTATGACTCAAGAGTTCAAGCCTCCTTTTCGTATTAATGCCTTAGTTGAAGAAGCTGGATCATCTAAG GCTGAAGTTATTCTGAAGATTCGGGCTGACTTCCCTTCAAGTGCTACTGCAAACACAATCTCAGTACAAATGCCACTGCCAACTTACACAACAAG AGTCAGTTTTGAGTTGGAAGCTGGGGCTGTTGGACAAACAACAGATTTCAAGGAAGGAAGCAGGAAATTTGAATGGTGTCTGAAGAAG ATTGTTGGTGGATCTGACCATACTCTCCGTGCAAAGCTCACATTTTCTCAGGAATCTCATG GAAATATCACAAGGGAAGCAGGCCCTGTAAGCATGAATTTCACCATACCAATGTACAATGCATCAAGGCTTCAA GTGAGATACTTACAGATTGCCAAAAAGTCG AAAACCTATAATCCGTATCGGTGGGTGAGATATGTCACACAAGCGAATTCTTATGTTGCTCGGTTGTGA
- the LOC120283593 gene encoding dolichyl-diphosphooligosaccharide--protein glycosyltransferase subunit 4A codes for MIDDQDLGFFANFLGIFIFVLVIAYHYVMADPKYEGN; via the coding sequence atgaTTGATGATCAGGACTTGGGATTCTTTGCCAACTTCCTTGGcatctttatatttgttttggtcATTGCATATCATTATGTGATGGCAGACCCAAAATACGAAGGGAACTAG
- the LOC120283592 gene encoding chaperone protein DnaJ-like, with amino-acid sequence MSQDEFGFYKEGRGHGFPFGFDGFLSLLLKPKDYYQILEVGSDASDETIRSNFIRLALKWHPDKRKDEAGATSRFQQINEAYQVLSDPVKRQEYDAQGIRNIQGSSLNNYLNRNKGMILSCHGLGTGFSMW; translated from the exons ATGTCGCAAGACGAGTTCGGTTTCTATAAAGAAGGAAGAGGCCATGGCTTCCCTTTTGGTTTCGATGGCTTTCTCTCATTGCTTCTTAAACCAAAG GACTATTATCAGATTCTCGAGGTTGGTTCTGATGCCAGTGATGAGACTATTCGCTCCAATTTCATCCGCCTTGCTTTG aaGTGGCATCCTGATAAGAGGAAGGATGAGGCTGGTGCGACTTCAAGGTTTCAACAGATTAACGAAGCATATCAAG TTCTTAGTGATCCTGTCAAAAGGCAAGAATATGATGCACAGGGGATCAGGAACATCCAGGGCAGCAGTTTAAAT AATTACCTCAATCGAAACAAGGGAATGATATTGAGCTGCCATGGTCTTGGTACGGGATTTTCAATGTGGTAG
- the LOC120283591 gene encoding WD and tetratricopeptide repeats protein 1-like isoform X2, whose protein sequence is MGNLVQSIDTGHNANIFCTKFVPETSDELVVSGAADAEVRLFNLSRVIGDAVEPSGVFQCHSRRVKKLAVEVGNPNVVWSASEDGTLRQYDFREGVSCPPVGSTNQECRHVLLDLRCGAKKSLADPPGHCLHLKSCDISSTRPHQILVGGSDAFGRLYDRRMLPPLSSSQTKMKLPPCVTYFCPVHLAERVSLPFSSGIPYLEGQV, encoded by the exons ATGGGGAATCTTGTGCAAAGTATTGACACTGGACACAATGCCAATATATTTTGCACCAAATTTGTTCCAGAGACCTCTGATGAACTTGTTGTATCAGGGGCTGCAGATGCAGAG GTCCGACTCTTCAATTTGTCTCGCGTGATTGGAGATGCTGTAGAACCATCAGGGGTATTCCAGTGTCATTCAAGGAGAGTTAAGAAGTTAGCT GTTGAAGTTGGAAACCCAAATGTGGTATGGAGTGCAAGTGAGGATGGGACTTTGAGACAATACGATTTTCGAGAAGGTGTTTCATGCCCTCCTGTTGGATCCACAAATCAAGAATGTCGACATGTACTT CTTGATTTACGATGTGGAGCTAAGAAATCACTAGCTGATCCTCCTGGGCATTGTTTACATTTAAAATCATGTGACATAAGCTCCACTCGACCTCATCAAATTCTTGTTGGTGGCAG TGATGCATTTGGGCGATTGTATGATAGAAGAATGCTTCCTCCCCTGAGTTCCAGTCAAACAAAGATGAAACTGCCCCCTTGTGTGACTTATTTTTGTCCAGTGCATCTAGCTGAGCGTGTAAGTCTGCCATTCTCTAGCGGCATACCATATTT AGAAGGTCAAGTTTGA
- the LOC120249332 gene encoding uncharacterized protein LOC120249332, with protein sequence MHHHHHHHSQLLPCLQCHPQSYIRMVQHLIERCLILRMNRDDCVQALAQYACIRPLVTLAVWKGLLKENKGFFHSYLHEISPRHYNYKAHGRFSGFGRRKQWKMSWKNDERKMAKYIVQFHDSQISKPRL encoded by the exons atgcatcatcatcatcatcatcattctcagCTCCTCCCTTGTTTGCAATGCCACCCACAAAGCTATATTAGAATG GTTCAACATTTGATTGAGAGATGTCTCATACTACGTATGAACCGTGATGATTGTGTTCAAGCTCTTGCCCAGTATGCATGCATTCGACCTCTTGTCACACTTGctg TTTGGAAAGGATTACTAAAAGAGAACAAGGGTTTCTTCCACTCATACTTGCATGAAATTTCACCAAGACATTATAACT ATAAAGCTCATGGGAGATTTTCAGGGTTTGGTAGAAGGAAGCAATGGAAAATGTCAtggaaaaatgatgaaagaaaaatgGCCAAATATATAGTTCAATTTCATGATAGCCAAATTTCAAAGCCTagactataa
- the LOC120283591 gene encoding WD and tetratricopeptide repeats protein 1-like isoform X1, translating into MGNLVQSIDTGHNANIFCTKFVPETSDELVVSGAADAEVRLFNLSRVIGDAVEPSGVFQCHSRRVKKLAVEVGNPNVVWSASEDGTLRQYDFREGVSCPPVGSTNQECRHVLLDLRCGAKKSLADPPGHCLHLKSCDISSTRPHQILVGGSDAFGRLYDRRMLPPLSSSQTKMKLPPCVTYFCPVHLAERRRSSLNLTHVTFSPNGEEVLLSYSGEHVYLMDVECGKYK; encoded by the exons ATGGGGAATCTTGTGCAAAGTATTGACACTGGACACAATGCCAATATATTTTGCACCAAATTTGTTCCAGAGACCTCTGATGAACTTGTTGTATCAGGGGCTGCAGATGCAGAG GTCCGACTCTTCAATTTGTCTCGCGTGATTGGAGATGCTGTAGAACCATCAGGGGTATTCCAGTGTCATTCAAGGAGAGTTAAGAAGTTAGCT GTTGAAGTTGGAAACCCAAATGTGGTATGGAGTGCAAGTGAGGATGGGACTTTGAGACAATACGATTTTCGAGAAGGTGTTTCATGCCCTCCTGTTGGATCCACAAATCAAGAATGTCGACATGTACTT CTTGATTTACGATGTGGAGCTAAGAAATCACTAGCTGATCCTCCTGGGCATTGTTTACATTTAAAATCATGTGACATAAGCTCCACTCGACCTCATCAAATTCTTGTTGGTGGCAG TGATGCATTTGGGCGATTGTATGATAGAAGAATGCTTCCTCCCCTGAGTTCCAGTCAAACAAAGATGAAACTGCCCCCTTGTGTGACTTATTTTTGTCCAGTGCATCTAGCTGAGCGT AGAAGGTCAAGTTTGAACTTGACACATGTCACTTTTAGCCCAAATGGAGAAGAGGTGCTCTTGAGTTACAGTGGAGAACATGTATATTTAATGGATGTAGAATGTG GTAAGTACAAGTAA